In one Platichthys flesus chromosome 3, fPlaFle2.1, whole genome shotgun sequence genomic region, the following are encoded:
- the hip1rb gene encoding huntingtin interacting protein 1 related b: MNSIRQVPTRVKTRRTEANLGAEREHFDKRQLSSISKAINSTETPVKEKHARRIILGTHREKGAFTFWSYALGFPLASSSILSWKFCHVLHKVLRDGHRNVLQDCMRHHSSLVEVGQVWGNLHDKYGQLVYIYSKLLCTKLEFHVKHADIPPNLEVTDEVLERTAGTDINNVFQLTVEVFDYMDTELRLAETVIRQLNTSIAISTLTSGQCRLSPLTQVIQDSSHLYHFTVKLLFKLHACLPADTLQGHRERFHDQFHSLKTFFNKARDMMYFKRLIQIPKLPDSPPNFLHAASLAKHVKPVVVMADEEEPEQPDDDDDDPEPLIEVSDVSTPVLQAQPQQFDIFDQTFGPANGGFDDRDLQIESLKRDLELLRAELERVRTEAQRYITQLKSQINSLEAELEEQRAQKQHALVENEQLRMELEATRRRNAEHEGLQTTFIEADKKSQATEQRYNKLKEKHTELVASHAELLRKSADTVRMLSATQQTQEEVERTKHQLSFEIDRIKQESDMKLEEQKFEVEKLRRDLEEKMAEAMRIKATLQSSQMTSEHMTSSMTALQAEKERLMRSVSEREAELSSLRQAAQVQQSSLQQERERSSRELGDLQGKLQEKSSQEEQLKQKLLDEQFALLQGTITEAEDIIQDAVDKLDDPLHIRCTSSPDYLISRAEATLGSIDKVKKGHAGYLSNMGDAGALLRALTQFSHLTADTIVNGSATAHMAPTDHADRLTENCRGCATESLQYLKDLKSKTTLPRADPAAIRIIIHKILNLGQELRPKGMDVRQDELGDLVDKEMAATSAAIEEAVRRIDEMMNQARKDTTGIKLEVNERILFSCTDLMKAIRMLIIASTDLQKEIVEGGRGAASIKEFYARNSRWTEGLISAAKAVGWGATEMVESADKVVLHTGKYEELIVCSHEIAASTAQLVAASKVKAERGSKRLTVLQQASRQVNQMAANVVASTRTGQENLEEKDTMDFSGLSLIKLRKEEMESQVKVLELESQLGNERLRLGELRKKHYDLAGVPLEPVSEGNGVTSSPAHPGPMSPKPSKPTLMKKPMLAQKPNIAPKNPFM; the protein is encoded by the exons cTGAGCAGCATCAGCAAAGCCATCAACTCCACTGAGACGCCTGTGAAGGAGAAACATGCACGAC GAATCATCCTGGGGACTCACAGGGAGAAGGGAGCCTTCACCTTCTGGTCGTACGCTCTGGGCTTCCCTCTGGCCAGCAGCTCCATCCTCAGCTGGAAGTTCTGCCACGTGCTGCACAAAGTGCTGCGGGACGGCCACCGCAAT GTTCTACAAGACTGCATGAGACATCACAGTTCTCTTGTTGAAGTAGGACAAGTTTGG GGCAACCTCCATGATAAATACGGGCAACTGGTGTATATATACTCCAAGCTACTCTGCACAAAACTGGAGTTTCACGTGAAG CATGCAGATATTCCACCCAACCTAGAGGTCACAGATGAAGTCCTGGAGCGCACTGCAGGGACTGACATTAATAATGT ATTCCAGCTCACAGTGGAGGTGTTTGATTACATGGATACAGAGCTGAGGCTGGCCGAGACAG TGATCCGACAGCTCAACACATCCATCGCCATCTCCACCCTCACATCAGGCCAGTGTCGCTTGTCTCCGCTCACCCAAGTCATCCAAGACTCCAGTCACCTGTACCACTTCACCGTCAAGCTGCTGTTCAAGCTGCATGCCT GTCTGCCTGCTGATACCCTCCAAGGTCACCGTGAACGTTTCCACGACCAGTTCCACAG CCTGAAGACCTTCTTCAACAAAGCCAGAGACATGATGTACTTCAAGAGACTGATCCAGATCCCCAAGCTACCTGAT TCCCCACCAAACTTCCTGCACGCCGCCTCGCTGGCCAAACACGTGAAGCCAGTGGTGGTCATGGCCGACGAGGAGGAACCGGAGCAACCAGATGACGACGATGACGACCCCGAGCCGCTCATCGAGGTCAGCGATGTCTCCACACCCGTCCTACAGGCACAGCCGCAG CAATTTGACATATTCGATCAGACATTTGGACCTGCCAATGGAGGCTTTGATGACAG GGATCTGCAGATCGAGAGTCTCAAGCGTGACCTGGAGTTGTTGAGAGCAGAGCTGGAGAGGGTGAGAACAGAG GCTCAGCGCTACATCACACAGCTCAAGTCCCAAATCAACAGtttggaggcagagctggaaGAACAGCGTGCTCAGAAACAACACGCTCTCGTTGAAAACGAGCAGCTGCGCATGGAGCTGGAGGCCACGCGTCGCAGAAACGCAGAACACGAGGGCTTGCAGACCACCTTCATTGAGGCAGACA agaaatCCCAGGCCACTGAGCAGCGGTACAACAAGCTGAAGGAGAAGCACACAGAACTGGTTGCCAGTCATGCTGAGCTACTTCGAAAG AGTGCAGACACTGTGAGGATGCTGTCAGCGACCCAGCAGAcccaggaggaggtggagaggaccAAACACCAGCTGTCGTTTGAGATCGATCGGATAAAACAGGAATCTGACATGAAG CTGGAAGAGCAGAAGTTTGAGGTGGAGAAGCTGAGGAGggatctggaggagaagatggctGAAGCGATGCGCATCAAGGCGACCCTGCAGAGCAGCCAGATG acaTCAGAGCACATGACCAGCTCAATGACGGCTCTGCAAGCGGAGAAGGAGCGTCTGATGCGATCTGTGAGTGAGAGGGAGGCGGAGCTGTCTTCCCTGCGGCAGGCGGCGCAGGTGCAGCAGTCATCACTTCAGCAGGAgcgagagaggagcagcagggagcTGGGAGATCTGCAGGGCAAACTGCAGGAGAAG TCGAgtcaggaggagcagctgaagcAGAAGCTTCTGGATGAGCAGTTTGCTCTGCTGCAGGGAACCATCACCGAGGCTGAGGACATCATCCAGGACGCTGTTGATAAGTTGGATGATCCTCTCCACATCCGCTGCACCAGCTCCCCAG ATTATCTCATAAGTCGGGCTGAAGCCACACTGGGCTCCATCGACAAAGTGAAAAAGGGCCACGCAGGTTATCTGAGTAACATGGGCG ATGCTGGAGCGCTGCTGAGGGCTCTGACCCAGTTCTCCCACCTGACGGCAGACACCATCGTTAACGGCAGTGCCACCGCACACATGGCACCCACTGACCACGCAGACC GCCTGACGGAGAACTGCAGAGGCTGTGCCACTGAGAGTCTTCAGTACTTGAAGGACCTGAAGTCCAAGACCACCCTCCCGAGGGCAGACCCAGCCGCCATCCGCATAATTATACATAAGATCTTAAATCTGGGCCAG GAGCTGCGGCCAAAAGGCATGGACGTTCGTCAGGATGAGCTGGGAGATCTGGTCGATAAAGAAATGGCTGCAACATCGGCAGCTATTGAGGAGGCGGTCCGTAGGATTGAT GAAATGATGAATCAGGCTCGAAAGGACACAACAGGAATTAAACTGGAGGTCAATGAAAG AATTCTCTTCAGCTGCACAGACCTGATGAAG gCCATCCGCATGCTGATCATAGCATCAACAGATTTGCAGAAGGAGATAGTTGAGGGTGGGAGG GGCGCAGCCAGCATCAAGGAGTTCTACGCCAGAAACTCCCGCTGGACTGAGGGACTCATCTCTGCTGCCAAGGCTGTGGGATGGGGCGCCACAGAGATGGT AGAGTCCGCTGATAAGGTGGTGCTGCACACTGGGAAATACGAGGAGCTGATTGTCTGCTCCCATGAGATCGCTGCGAGCACAGCACAGCTGGTCGCTGCCTCCAAG GTCAAGGCGGAGCGTGGCAGTAAGAGGCTGACGGTTCTCCAGCAGGCGTCTCGTCAAGTGAACCAAATGGCAGCTAATGTGGTGGCGTCGACCAGGACGGGCcaggagaacctggaggagaaaG ACACCATGGACTTCTCTGGGTTGTCGCTCATCAAGctgagaaaagaggaaatggaatCACAG GTGAAGGTACTGGAATTAGAGAGCCAGTTGGGGAACGAGCGGCTGCGTCTGGGCGAGCTGAGGAAGAAGCACTACGATCTGGCGGGAGTTCCTTTGGAGCCGGTTTCCGAGGGGAACGGTGTGACCTCCTCGCCGGCTCACCCTGGGCCCATGTCGCCGAAACCCAGCAAACCCACTCTCATGAAGAAACCGATGTTGGCTCAGAAACCCAACATCGCTCCCAAAAATCCA TTTATGTAA